The following are from one region of the Sorghum bicolor cultivar BTx623 chromosome 2, Sorghum_bicolor_NCBIv3, whole genome shotgun sequence genome:
- the LOC8080715 gene encoding bisdemethoxycurcumin synthase, with protein MGSAPATVGDMRRAQRADGPAAVLGIGTANPPTCLAQDEYPDYYFRVTKSEHLTDLKGKLTRICNKSGIKKRFIHLDKQLLAANPDFTDRTLPSLDARVEIASAAVPELAASAAAKAIAEWGRPATDITHLIFSTYSGARAPSADRRLASLLGLSPTVSRTILNLHGCYGGGRSLQLAKELAENNRGARVLVACSEITLIAFYGPEGGCPDNILGQALFGDGAGAVIVGADPVSPVERPLFEMAFASQTTIPETEDAISMQINKGGMEYHISNQVPRLLGCNVERCLVDAFGALGINNADWNDLFWAIHPGGRAILDHIEGVLGLDDGKLAASRHVLSEFGNMSGTTVIFVLDELRRRRVLAAKQEEGKAPEWGVMMAFGPGITIETMVLRAPTATLEGN; from the coding sequence ATGGGCAGCGCTCCCGCCACCGTCGGCGATATGAGGCGTGCCCAGCGCGCGGATGGCCCGGCTGCCGTGCTAGGCATCGGCACGGCGAACCCGCCGACGTGCTTGGCCCAGGACGAGTACCCCGACTACTACTTCCGCGTCACAAAGAGCGAGCACCTCACCGACCTCAAGGGCAAGCTCACCAGGATCTGTAACAAGTCGGGCATCAAGAAGCGCTTCATCCACCTTGACAAGCAGCTCCTCGCCGCGAACCCGGACTTCACCGACCGCACGCTGCCGTCCCTGGACGCCCGCGTGGAGATCGCCTCCGCCGCCGTCCCGGAGCTGGCCGCGTCCGCCGCGGCCAAGGCCATCGCCGAGTGGGGCCGCCCAGCCACCGACATCACCCACCTCATCTTCAGCACGTACTCCGGCGCGCGCGCGCCGAGCGCCGACCGCCGCCTCGCGTCCCTGCTGGGCCTCAGCCCCACGGTGTCCCGCACCATACTCAACCTCCACGGCTGCTACGGCGGGGGCAGGTCGCTCCAGCTCGCCAAGGAGCTCGCGGAGAACAACCGCGGCGCGCGCGTCCTCGTGGCGTGCTCCGAGATCACGCTCATCGCCTTCTACGGGCCGGAAGGCGGCTGCCCCGACAACATCCTGGGACAGGCTCTGTTCGGCGACGGCGCCGGTGCCGTCATCGTCGGCGCCGACCCTGTCAGCCCCGTGGAGCGCCCGCTGTTCGAGATGGCCTTCGCCTCGCAGACCACCATACCGGAAACCGAGGATGCCATCTCCATGCAGATCAACAAGGGTGGCATGGAGTATCACATCTCCAACCAGGTTCCCCGGTTGCTGGGATGCAACGTGGAACGCTGCCTCGTCGACGCGTTTGGCGCGCTTGGCATCAACAATGCCGATTGGAACGACCTCTTCTGGGCGATCCATCCTGGCGGCCGTGCCATTCTGGACCATATCGAGGGAGTGCTCGGCCTAGACGATGGCAAATTGGCAGCCAGCCGCCACGTGCTCAGCGAGTTCGGTAACATGAGCGGCACAACGGTGATCTTCGTGCTCGACGAGCTGCGCCGCCGTCGGGTTCTGGCAGCCAAGCAGGAGGAAGGCAAAGCACCGGAGTGGGGAGTCATGATGGCATTCGGACCGGGAATCACAATAGAGACCATGGTGCTGCGTGCCCCTACCGCCACTCTGGAGGGAAATTag